The proteins below are encoded in one region of Garra rufa chromosome 12, GarRuf1.0, whole genome shotgun sequence:
- the dzip1l gene encoding cilium assembly protein DZIP1L: MAERQKKRKVGEMEDNMEELKEKLRLTQMQLQAERETDSLKRQQEQEEQRRREQSEKEALERWKEEERRKSQQEIGELRQLFLQESKDMASKSSSIEAKLQVLQNKEVGVVNNLSLQEENDLEKELRENRERELKERMARKKSEWKKKYQEAQKRHQQEKEELKSENARLVKALSVEKNSGSSLQKLQKQVVSLSSELSQKDRLIKSQEEKIKKLSVMSVSAPVVLQKAQDSPEESEEEDEESIEDSDEPQKKVIKSPKGKSELMKASRPILEESLEEKLENMGLRKGTKGISKQTLKSLSNLLSGQRLQRYRQQPDLQNQRDNLAHEVIRRVKSLQKSQGKLSHNTLKNRGKKHSMPVKEKSLRSREGLQPSIRRAKSQQPQALIPTPTPRSNAPQNQTLKTQQKKKGTPPFSSDEDESVEDSAYITSSRGKPSPSVRLVQSGSLLNPTAEPDWTDSELSEASETPKLHKSPNSHGSVVQTLTRSLERQLSTPIKKPVGGTRVLPPSSPSPRPTIVKQRALSDEESDLELSSIEELTGHRAGVRKSSEVGGTSGTSAWSSVASRPGAW, translated from the exons AGAGACAAAAGAAGAGGAAGGTAGGAGAGATGGAAGATAATATGGAAGAGCTGAAGGAGAAACTGAGATTGACGCAGATGCAGCTTCAAGCAGAGAGAGAAACTGACAGTTTGAAGCGTCAGCAG GAACAAGAGGAACAGCGAAGAAGAGAGCAGTCAGAGAAGGAAGCACTGGAGAGATGGAAAGAGGAGGAGAGAAGAAAATCTCAGCAGGAAATTGGAGAGCTGAGACAGTTGTTTCTCCAGGAGTCTAAAGACATGGCAAGCAAGAGCTCTTCCATAGAAGCT AAGCTGCAAGTGTTGCAGAACAAAGAGGTGGGGGTAGTTAATAATCTCAGTTTACAAGAAGAGAATGACCTTGAGAAAGAACTAAGGGAAAACAGAGAGAGGGAGTTGAAAGAGAGAATGGCCAGGAAG aaAAGTGAATGGAAGAAGAAATATCAAGAAGCACAGAAAAGACACCAACAAGAGAAAGAGGAG CTGAAGAGTGAAAATGCCAGGCTTGTGAAGGCCTTGTCTGTGGAGAAGAACTCTGGCTCCAGTCTGCAGAAACTTCAGAAGCAGGTTGTCTCTCTTTCTTCTGAGCTGAGCCAGAAGGACAGACTCATCAAATCTCAGGAGGAGAAG ATTAAAAAGCTGTCAGTCATGTCAGTTTCAG CTCCAGTGGTTTTGCAGAAAGCCCAAGATTCTCCTGAGGAATCAGAGGAGGAAGATGAAGAGA GCATAGAGGATTCAGATGAACCCCAGAAGAAGGTTATAAAGTCACCCAAAGGCAAGTCAGAGCTGATGAAAGCATCTAGACCCATTCTAGAAGAATCACTGGAGGAAAAACTGGAGAATATGGGACTGCGGAAG GGTACCAAAGGCATCTCTAAGCAAACTTTAAAGAGTTTGAGTAATCTGTTGAGTGGTCAGCGGCTGCAGAGATACAGACAGCAGCCAGACCTTCAGAACCAAAGAGACAACCTGGCACATGAGGTCATCAGGCGAGTAAAAAGCCTACAGAAGAGCCAGGGGAAATTATCACATAACACTTTAAAAAACA GGGGAAAGAAACATTCAATGCCAGTGAAGGAAAAAAGCCTCAGATCCAGAGAGGGTTTACAGCCGTCCATTCGGAGGGCCAAGAGCCAGCAGCCACAAGCACTTATTCCAACACCCACCCCACGCTCAAATGCACCTCAGAATCAGACActaaaaacacagcaaaaaaagAAAGG CACACCACCTTTTAGTTCAGATGAGGATGAGTCAGTTGAGGACAGTGCCTATATCACCAGCTCACGGGGCAAGCCTTCGCCCTCTGTACGCCTTGTCCAATCAGGATCACTGCTGAACCCAACAGCTGAGCCTGACTGGACAGACAGTGAACTGTCAGAGGCTTCTGAAACACCAAAACTCCACAAAAGTCCCAATTCACATG GTTCTGTTGTCCAAACACTGACAAGAAGTTTAGAAAGACAGCTAAGCACACCAATCAAAAAGCCTGTGGGTGGGACTAGAGTTCTGCCACCATCCAGCCCTTCCCCTCGCCCTACCATTGTAAAACAACGAGCG CTGTCTGATGAGGAGAGCGATTTGGAGCTGTCCTCCATAGAAGAACTCACGGGCCACCGCGCAGGAGTACGCAAAAGTTCAGAGGTTGGCGGGACCTCAGGGACCAGTGCATGGAGTTCAGTGGCCAGCAGACCAGGAGCATGGTGA